Proteins encoded in a region of the Triticum dicoccoides isolate Atlit2015 ecotype Zavitan chromosome 3A, WEW_v2.0, whole genome shotgun sequence genome:
- the LOC119273376 gene encoding uncharacterized protein LOC119273376 isoform X1, producing MAGCGGKDGLYAVLGVSSDCSDAELRSAYRKLSMKWHPDKCGSGGVEAPASCDRQMRRHTGRHPGGHEPHTPTPGRRRRRELGRSAQAVRGALPQARRSLLLLLLLLLLQDKGRRQEVGSQDE from the exons ATGGCCGGCTGCGGAGGCAAGGATGGCCTGTACGCCGTGCTCGGCGTCTCCAGCGACTGCTCCGACGCAGAGCTGCGCAGCGCCTACAGGAAGCTCTCCATG AAATGGCACCCGGACAAATGCGGCTCCGGCGGCGTGGAGGCTCCGGCTAGCTGCGACAGACAAATGAG GAGACATACTGGGAGACATCCTGGAGGCCATGAACCACACACCCCCACAC cagGAAGACGGCGACGGCGAGAGCTCGGACGATCTGCACAAGCAGTTCGAGGAGCTCTTCCTCAAGCCCGACGCagcctactcctcctcctcctcctcctcctcctccaagacaAGGGCCGCCGGCAGGAAGTAGGCTCCCAAGATGAATGA
- the LOC119273376 gene encoding dnaJ homolog subfamily B member 1-like isoform X2 — MAGCGGKDGLYAVLGVSSDCSDAELRSAYRKLSMKWHPDKCGSGGVEAPASCDRQMRRHTGRHPGGHEPHTPTRRRRRRELGRSAQAVRGALPQARRSLLLLLLLLLLQDKGRRQEVGSQDE; from the exons ATGGCCGGCTGCGGAGGCAAGGATGGCCTGTACGCCGTGCTCGGCGTCTCCAGCGACTGCTCCGACGCAGAGCTGCGCAGCGCCTACAGGAAGCTCTCCATG AAATGGCACCCGGACAAATGCGGCTCCGGCGGCGTGGAGGCTCCGGCTAGCTGCGACAGACAAATGAG GAGACATACTGGGAGACATCCTGGAGGCCATGAACCACACACCCCCACAC GAAGACGGCGACGGCGAGAGCTCGGACGATCTGCACAAGCAGTTCGAGGAGCTCTTCCTCAAGCCCGACGCagcctactcctcctcctcctcctcctcctcctccaagacaAGGGCCGCCGGCAGGAAGTAGGCTCCCAAGATGAATGA